The Armatimonas rosea genome includes a window with the following:
- a CDS encoding DUF7133 domain-containing protein → MLSPKQQTLVPDLRGKTKQEALALLKQAHLRVGALAEGSSTLAKGLVCEQVPAAGVRVPWNAPVDLRLSRGPSDDPGVLKNGKEGASYSPPARGKSVIRLPRQVENPPTSFLKGGTKITLVAEGLENPRWLTVAENGDIFVVESRLEIKKQKQPNRVTVLRDTDGDGKADQRSVWADNLYLPFGIAFHRGFLYVANTGSVVRWPYKPGALVAPQPAETVISDIPETGMRQHWTRNLAFSPDGKWLYVTIGSKENADIEESPRASIVRYALDPTGKPIGKLAVFASGLRNPIGMAFHPKTGALWAVVSERDYLGDELVPDFLTEIKENGFYGWPYYYLGPHHDPRLPERPDLKKKTLVPDVLFPAHSAPLGLVFDRAGNAYVALHGSQNRSRFTGYKIVKIPAGRKKPQDFVTGWLVDPNHNAVNGRPAGLAWDRDGSLLIADDWAGRIWRVTGK, encoded by the coding sequence ATGCTCTCCCCAAAGCAACAGACCCTCGTCCCTGACCTACGCGGCAAGACCAAGCAAGAGGCCCTTGCCCTCCTAAAGCAAGCCCACCTCCGTGTCGGAGCGCTGGCCGAGGGCAGTAGCACGCTCGCCAAGGGGCTGGTCTGCGAGCAGGTGCCCGCCGCAGGCGTGCGGGTGCCGTGGAATGCACCTGTCGACCTGCGCCTGAGCCGCGGCCCCAGCGACGATCCCGGGGTGCTGAAGAATGGGAAAGAGGGCGCGAGCTACTCCCCACCCGCCCGTGGCAAGAGTGTCATCCGGCTCCCACGGCAAGTCGAAAACCCACCGACAAGCTTTCTCAAGGGGGGCACCAAGATCACGCTGGTGGCGGAGGGACTGGAGAACCCGCGCTGGCTGACCGTGGCAGAGAATGGGGATATCTTCGTGGTGGAGTCCCGCCTAGAGATCAAGAAGCAGAAGCAGCCCAACCGCGTGACCGTCCTGCGCGATACCGACGGCGATGGCAAGGCGGACCAGCGCAGTGTCTGGGCCGACAACCTCTACCTGCCCTTTGGGATCGCGTTTCATCGCGGCTTTCTCTATGTCGCCAATACTGGCTCCGTGGTACGCTGGCCCTACAAACCCGGTGCGCTGGTCGCGCCCCAGCCAGCAGAGACCGTGATCTCCGATATCCCCGAGACGGGAATGCGGCAACACTGGACCCGCAACCTCGCCTTCTCCCCCGACGGCAAGTGGCTCTATGTGACGATTGGGAGCAAGGAGAACGCCGATATCGAGGAGTCGCCCCGAGCCAGCATTGTCCGCTACGCCCTCGATCCTACAGGCAAGCCCATTGGAAAGCTCGCGGTCTTCGCATCGGGGCTACGCAACCCCATCGGCATGGCCTTTCACCCCAAGACCGGCGCGCTCTGGGCGGTGGTGAGCGAGCGGGACTACCTCGGCGATGAGCTTGTCCCGGACTTTCTCACGGAGATTAAAGAAAACGGTTTCTACGGCTGGCCCTACTACTACCTCGGCCCGCACCACGATCCCCGCCTCCCCGAGCGCCCCGACCTCAAAAAGAAGACACTAGTCCCCGATGTTCTCTTCCCCGCCCACTCCGCCCCGCTGGGACTGGTCTTTGATCGCGCGGGAAATGCCTATGTCGCGCTCCACGGCTCCCAGAACCGTAGCCGCTTCACGGGCTATAAGATCGTCAAGATTCCCGCGGGACGTAAAAAACCGCAGGACTTTGTCACCGGCTGGCTTGTCGATCCCAACCACAACGCCGTCAATGGCCGCCCCGCCGGGCTCGCGTGGGACCGCGACGGCTCCCTGCTCATCGCCGACGACTGGGCAGGCCGCATCTGGCGCGTGACAGGAAAATAA
- a CDS encoding esterase family protein codes for MNRVFHSWHSPRLNRTMELLEFGHAGMPVLVFPTSLGKFYEYEDRGMVSALSAKIEAGYLHLYCVDSVDAESWYNKQAAPWDKIRRHNEYEAYLLHEVLPLMGGGRIGVTGCSFGGYHAVNFALRHPDVVSHCVSMGGAYDLTSFLGDYRGEDFYFHQPLMYLPQDDDGWYWERYRELTLILATGENDICRRDNERLSEVLSRRSIPHRLDIWDNGTGHDWPWWQQMARTYF; via the coding sequence ATGAACCGTGTTTTTCATAGCTGGCACAGCCCTCGTCTGAACCGGACGATGGAGCTCTTGGAGTTTGGGCACGCAGGAATGCCTGTCTTGGTCTTCCCGACCTCCCTGGGCAAGTTCTACGAGTACGAGGACCGCGGGATGGTCAGCGCGCTCTCGGCCAAGATCGAGGCGGGCTACCTGCACCTCTACTGTGTCGATAGTGTCGATGCGGAGAGCTGGTACAACAAGCAGGCAGCGCCTTGGGATAAGATTCGCCGTCACAATGAGTACGAGGCCTACTTACTCCACGAGGTGCTTCCCTTGATGGGGGGAGGACGGATCGGGGTGACGGGCTGCTCGTTTGGGGGCTACCACGCGGTCAACTTCGCCCTGCGCCACCCGGATGTGGTGAGCCACTGCGTCAGCATGGGCGGTGCCTACGATCTCACTAGCTTCCTGGGCGACTACCGCGGTGAGGACTTCTACTTCCACCAGCCCCTGATGTACCTGCCCCAAGACGACGACGGCTGGTACTGGGAGCGCTACCGCGAGCTGACTCTGATCTTGGCAACCGGGGAGAACGATATCTGCCGCCGCGACAACGAGCGCCTCAGCGAGGTGCTCTCCCGCCGCTCCATCCCCCACCGATTGGACATCTGGGACAACGGCACGGGCCACGACTGGCCCTGGTGGCAGCAGATGGCCCGGACGTATTTTTAG
- a CDS encoding RNA ligase (ATP) encodes MERKLASVQRVLALHPIENADAIELAQINGWQCVVKKGEFTPGALGVFFEIDAIPPDLPQLAFLWTSRNADGPQPRPESFRIKTMRLRGALSQGLLMPLSQFALPANPSEGDDLTAALGVGKWEPAIPSGMGDCRGPFPPLVRKTDEMRVQSVPGVLDELRGLPYVITLKCDGTSATYCIDPRTDEFHACGRNQSITEGANHYWNIAKKYEIEAALRTAPHLAVQGEICGPGIQKNRLGLKSLEFFAFTVYNQQQGKYLSHDEARAFLESANLPMVPVVEEGESFDHTQESLLALAEGKYAGTSNEREGIVIRPRVERNSLLLAGRLSFKAISNRFLLKEGE; translated from the coding sequence ATGGAAAGAAAACTGGCGAGTGTCCAGCGCGTGCTGGCGCTCCACCCTATCGAGAACGCCGATGCTATCGAGCTGGCGCAGATCAACGGCTGGCAGTGCGTCGTCAAGAAGGGCGAGTTCACCCCCGGCGCACTCGGGGTGTTCTTTGAGATCGATGCCATCCCGCCCGACCTGCCACAGCTCGCGTTTCTGTGGACATCGCGCAACGCCGACGGCCCACAGCCGCGCCCGGAGAGCTTCCGCATCAAGACCATGCGCCTGCGGGGCGCACTCTCCCAGGGCCTGCTCATGCCACTGTCGCAGTTTGCGCTCCCAGCCAATCCCAGCGAGGGTGACGATCTCACCGCAGCGCTGGGGGTCGGCAAGTGGGAGCCCGCGATTCCCTCTGGCATGGGCGACTGCCGTGGCCCGTTCCCGCCGCTCGTGCGCAAGACCGATGAGATGCGCGTGCAGAGTGTTCCCGGTGTCCTTGACGAGCTACGGGGCCTGCCCTATGTCATCACGCTCAAGTGCGACGGCACCAGCGCGACCTACTGTATCGACCCACGCACCGACGAGTTCCACGCCTGTGGCCGCAACCAGAGCATCACCGAGGGGGCGAACCACTACTGGAATATCGCCAAGAAGTACGAGATCGAGGCCGCGCTACGAACAGCCCCACACCTGGCGGTGCAGGGTGAGATCTGCGGCCCGGGAATCCAGAAAAACCGCCTCGGGCTGAAGTCGCTGGAGTTCTTTGCCTTCACTGTCTACAACCAGCAGCAGGGCAAGTACCTCAGCCACGACGAAGCCAGGGCGTTTCTGGAGTCGGCCAACCTCCCGATGGTTCCGGTTGTCGAGGAGGGGGAGAGCTTTGACCACACACAGGAGTCGCTGCTCGCCCTCGCCGAAGGCAAGTACGCCGGCACCAGCAACGAGCGCGAGGGGATTGTGATCCGGCCCCGTGTCGAGCGCAATAGCCTGCTTCTCGCTGGGCGGCTCTCGTTCAAGGCGATCTCGAACCGCTTCTTGCTCAAAGAGGGAGAGTAA
- a CDS encoding heavy metal translocating P-type ATPase has translation MAISRYFIAAMDCPTEEQLIRNRLKTVTGIEALQFDLIERILTVTHTDDAKSTAESALAELGMHAKPLTAENEGTLQVAPALPRAKLIRLVAAGVLAASAEGLAWALEGSGQAHADNALPVVVLAVGSLLLSGAETARKAWMALRTRTLNINFLMGLAIVGAVVIRQWPEAAMASVLFTVAEVIEGLSLERARKAVQGLMEAAPETVEVLSDCGSFHESKLALVRVGDRVRVRPGQSIPLDGTVTEGLSAVNQAAITGESLPMEKKPGDAIFAGTRNTTGTFIFEVTAARGDTTMDRIVAAVKEAQQERAPTQRFIDKFAQVYTPTVVMLALLYAVLPPLFLGAGWAEQLHRALVMLVIACPCALVISTPVTIVSGLTAAARLGLLVRGGAYLEEGRNLRTIAFDKTGTLTKGQPAVTDILPLTDRAPAELLHLAASLDAASEHPVAEAIVTHCAQTHDCQHLPVEAFEAVVGRGVAGTLGGRRHYVGNHRLTEENQVCGPHVEALLARLEGEGKTTVVLTDAQQALAVIGVADTVRSTAIEAVAQLKALGVAVVMLTGDSHAAAAEIARQAGITDVRAELLPEDKLSAVTALAQQGGGVGMVGDGINDGPALARAQVGFAMGRTGTGVALEIADVALLREDLRLIPAFIRLSRMVSQTLTQNITVALGLKLVFFILALLGKATLPMAVFADVGGSLLVTLNGLRVLRMGKLPPSSISGG, from the coding sequence ATGGCTATCTCCCGCTACTTTATCGCCGCGATGGACTGTCCTACCGAAGAGCAGCTGATCCGCAACCGCCTGAAGACCGTCACGGGGATCGAGGCGCTCCAGTTCGACCTGATCGAGCGCATCTTGACTGTCACGCACACCGACGACGCCAAGTCCACGGCGGAGAGTGCGCTGGCGGAGCTTGGCATGCACGCCAAGCCGCTCACGGCGGAGAACGAGGGGACGCTCCAGGTGGCTCCCGCGCTCCCTCGGGCCAAGCTGATCCGACTCGTGGCGGCGGGCGTGCTGGCGGCGAGCGCGGAGGGGCTGGCATGGGCGCTGGAGGGGAGTGGGCAGGCACACGCCGATAATGCGCTTCCTGTGGTCGTGCTGGCGGTGGGCTCGCTCTTGCTCTCCGGGGCGGAGACCGCGCGCAAGGCCTGGATGGCGCTTCGGACACGAACACTCAATATTAACTTTCTGATGGGACTGGCGATTGTGGGGGCCGTGGTGATCCGGCAGTGGCCCGAGGCGGCGATGGCCTCGGTGCTCTTCACGGTCGCGGAGGTGATCGAGGGGCTCTCACTGGAGCGGGCACGCAAGGCTGTCCAGGGGCTGATGGAGGCCGCGCCCGAGACCGTGGAGGTGCTCTCAGACTGCGGGAGCTTTCACGAGAGCAAGCTGGCGCTCGTGCGGGTGGGCGACCGGGTACGGGTGCGGCCGGGGCAGAGCATTCCCCTCGATGGGACTGTCACCGAGGGGCTCTCGGCGGTGAATCAGGCGGCGATCACGGGGGAGAGCCTGCCGATGGAGAAGAAGCCGGGCGATGCGATCTTTGCGGGGACGCGCAACACGACCGGGACCTTTATCTTTGAGGTGACAGCGGCGCGTGGCGACACCACAATGGATCGGATTGTCGCCGCGGTGAAAGAAGCGCAGCAAGAGCGCGCCCCGACTCAGCGGTTTATCGACAAGTTCGCCCAGGTCTACACACCCACCGTGGTGATGCTGGCGCTCCTCTATGCCGTGCTCCCCCCGCTCTTTCTCGGGGCGGGCTGGGCGGAGCAGCTACACCGTGCGCTGGTGATGCTGGTGATCGCCTGCCCCTGCGCCCTGGTGATCTCGACCCCCGTGACCATCGTGAGCGGCTTGACTGCCGCGGCGCGGCTGGGCCTGCTGGTGCGGGGCGGGGCGTATCTGGAGGAGGGGCGCAATCTTCGCACGATCGCCTTTGATAAGACCGGCACCCTGACCAAGGGACAGCCCGCAGTGACCGATATTCTCCCCCTCACGGACCGTGCGCCCGCGGAGCTGCTTCATCTAGCGGCGAGCCTGGATGCGGCGTCGGAGCACCCCGTGGCGGAGGCGATTGTCACGCACTGTGCCCAGACCCACGACTGCCAGCATCTCCCTGTCGAGGCTTTTGAGGCCGTGGTGGGGCGCGGCGTGGCGGGGACCCTGGGCGGGCGTCGCCACTATGTCGGCAACCACCGCCTGACCGAGGAGAACCAGGTCTGCGGGCCGCATGTCGAGGCGCTCTTGGCGCGGCTGGAAGGCGAGGGAAAGACCACGGTCGTGCTCACCGATGCCCAGCAGGCACTGGCGGTGATCGGGGTGGCGGACACGGTGCGCTCCACGGCAATCGAGGCGGTGGCGCAGCTCAAGGCACTCGGGGTTGCGGTGGTGATGCTGACGGGAGATAGCCACGCGGCGGCAGCGGAGATCGCGCGGCAGGCAGGGATCACCGACGTGCGTGCGGAGCTACTCCCCGAGGACAAGCTCTCGGCGGTCACGGCGCTTGCCCAGCAGGGTGGTGGCGTGGGGATGGTGGGCGATGGGATCAACGATGGTCCGGCGCTGGCGCGTGCTCAGGTGGGATTTGCGATGGGACGTACAGGAACCGGGGTGGCGCTGGAGATCGCCGATGTCGCGCTGCTTCGCGAGGACCTGCGCCTGATCCCCGCCTTTATCCGCCTCTCCCGCATGGTCTCCCAGACCCTTACCCAGAACATCACGGTGGCACTGGGGCTGAAGTTGGTCTTCTTCATTCTCGCCTTGCTAGGAAAAGCGACCCTTCCGATGGCCGTCTTTGCCGATGTGGGCGGGAGCTTGCTCGTCACGCTCAACGGACTGCGTGTCTTGCGGATGGGAAAGCTGCCCCCCTCCTCCATCTCGGGGGGCTAG
- a CDS encoding SNF2-related protein has product MRRPLLTAPLLRRAKIAEATDRITLEKARNLLWRGRCQIEESTPTSATMIVEAGPHDRARVRVEILEEGSISCDCNCPFFTGDRPCVHIATAAMGLEQHLHSHPPQTWESRLQAILGSETTATKSRRSARILAFSLQPSYRNWQLIAYAVPQTALTGVTDLTDFDSIARVLKDEIGRSWRVRNPDAETFENATQELKLAARLTAAQLSYYSYYGNETSQLHSLLSLLPEALVFTGTEGAPFQSRIRVRPDAGSVALHLTTSTDGSMTLAPRLLIAGEPITVKRPEILIKDPLWLKLPDSLVSFGSVPKSVITLLESEPVVVPAEEVPFFRSEYLPRAAERLPLTGEGLFGEDIREQTPEKRLYLSEQEKELVAQLRFGYGGTELAWRKDAVSVLLEFNPQTGLLDRIHRDTTTELAAYDALLSHGLKRGGEAGEFTLRARLTPVDFLLHHLPRLVEEGFAVYGEEALQSVKVNRARPNLSFNVTSGIDWFDVEGMVEFGDTHATLKELRRAIRKKERYVKLADGSIGMIPNEWIEKFRHVFALAGETKDTDALRLSPLHALLFEQAITDSDGDSVADAEFEKKKQALRRFEKVDETPLPESLASVLRPYQKAGYDWLHFLRTSGFGGCLADDMGTGKTAQTLALLLSLQGKSKKASLLVVPRSLVFNWEREAEKFAPQLKLLRYDDSARAVDTKEFDGHDLIITTYGILLRDIEKLSKYPFFYAILDEAQAIKNPLSQTSRAARLLKAQHKLTLTGTPIENGTAELWSQFAFLNPGLLGGLELFKESFLGPIERGKDEDAAAALRALTRPFLLRRTKAQVASDLPPRTERIITVELEKAQRKLYEQTRDKYRAQILGILDAEGSSNAQLRVLEGLLRLRQVCCDPRLMDPTSKVGSAKLEALLETMETLRAEGHKALIFSQFTQMLGLLRNELDARQIPYLYLDGRTKDRQGRVDTFQSDESIPFFLISLKAGGVGLNLTAADYVIHIDPWWNPAVEQQASDRTHRIGQTRPVFVYKFLARDTVEEKIVLLQEKKKALVDSLIQTETSLFKSLTRDDIAALFS; this is encoded by the coding sequence ATGCGTCGCCCCCTTCTGACTGCGCCTCTTTTGCGCCGCGCCAAGATCGCGGAAGCAACCGACAGAATTACCCTGGAGAAAGCACGAAACCTACTCTGGCGTGGTCGGTGTCAGATTGAGGAAAGTACCCCCACTAGCGCCACCATGATTGTCGAGGCGGGGCCACACGACCGCGCCCGTGTCCGGGTGGAGATCCTCGAAGAGGGAAGCATCTCCTGCGACTGCAACTGCCCCTTCTTCACGGGAGATCGCCCCTGTGTCCATATCGCCACCGCCGCGATGGGCCTAGAGCAGCACCTCCACTCGCATCCTCCCCAAACCTGGGAGAGCCGCCTTCAGGCAATCCTCGGGAGCGAGACCACCGCAACCAAGTCCCGGCGAAGCGCACGCATCTTAGCCTTCTCCCTGCAGCCGTCGTACCGCAACTGGCAGCTGATCGCCTACGCCGTCCCTCAGACCGCCCTGACCGGGGTGACCGATCTGACAGACTTCGACAGTATCGCGCGGGTTCTCAAAGACGAGATCGGGCGGAGCTGGCGCGTCCGCAACCCCGATGCCGAGACCTTTGAGAACGCCACCCAGGAGCTCAAGCTCGCGGCGCGCCTGACCGCCGCCCAGCTCTCGTACTACAGCTACTATGGCAACGAGACCTCCCAGCTCCACTCCCTGCTCTCCCTCCTGCCCGAGGCGCTGGTCTTCACGGGAACCGAGGGAGCGCCGTTCCAGAGCAGAATCCGAGTCCGCCCCGATGCCGGTAGTGTCGCGCTCCACCTGACCACCAGCACCGACGGTAGCATGACCCTCGCCCCGCGCCTGCTAATCGCCGGGGAGCCCATCACGGTCAAGCGCCCAGAGATCCTGATCAAAGACCCCCTCTGGCTCAAGCTCCCCGATAGCCTGGTCAGCTTTGGTAGTGTTCCCAAGTCTGTCATCACGCTTCTGGAGAGCGAGCCGGTGGTGGTTCCCGCCGAAGAGGTCCCGTTCTTTCGGAGCGAGTACCTGCCCCGCGCCGCGGAGCGCCTGCCGCTCACCGGGGAGGGGCTCTTTGGCGAGGATATCCGCGAGCAGACCCCCGAGAAGCGCCTCTACCTGAGCGAGCAAGAAAAAGAGCTCGTGGCACAGCTTCGCTTTGGCTACGGCGGCACCGAGCTGGCCTGGCGCAAGGATGCAGTCTCGGTCCTGCTGGAGTTCAACCCGCAGACCGGCCTCCTAGACCGAATCCACCGCGACACCACGACCGAGCTAGCGGCCTACGATGCCCTCCTCTCCCACGGCCTCAAGCGGGGCGGCGAGGCGGGCGAGTTCACCCTTCGCGCACGCCTGACCCCCGTGGACTTTCTGCTCCACCACCTGCCACGCCTGGTCGAGGAGGGCTTTGCGGTCTATGGGGAAGAGGCGCTCCAGAGTGTCAAGGTCAACCGTGCCCGCCCGAACCTCTCGTTCAATGTCACCAGCGGGATCGACTGGTTCGATGTCGAGGGCATGGTGGAGTTTGGTGACACCCACGCCACCCTCAAGGAGCTGCGCCGCGCGATCCGCAAGAAAGAGCGCTATGTCAAGCTCGCCGATGGCTCTATCGGGATGATCCCCAACGAGTGGATCGAGAAGTTCCGGCATGTCTTTGCGCTGGCGGGCGAGACAAAGGACACGGATGCCCTGCGCCTCTCCCCCCTCCATGCACTACTCTTTGAGCAAGCAATCACCGACAGCGACGGCGACTCGGTGGCGGATGCGGAGTTTGAGAAGAAGAAGCAGGCGCTCCGCCGCTTCGAAAAAGTGGACGAGACCCCGCTGCCGGAGTCGCTCGCCAGTGTCCTTCGTCCGTACCAAAAGGCCGGCTACGACTGGCTGCACTTTCTCCGTACGAGCGGCTTTGGTGGCTGCCTCGCCGACGACATGGGAACAGGCAAGACCGCCCAGACCCTGGCGTTGCTGCTCTCCCTCCAGGGCAAGAGCAAGAAGGCGAGCCTGCTGGTGGTGCCGCGCTCTCTGGTCTTCAACTGGGAGCGGGAGGCGGAGAAGTTCGCCCCGCAGCTCAAGCTCCTCCGCTACGACGACAGCGCACGCGCCGTGGACACCAAGGAGTTCGATGGCCACGACCTGATCATCACCACCTATGGCATCCTGCTGCGCGATATCGAGAAGCTGAGCAAGTACCCCTTCTTCTACGCGATCCTGGACGAGGCGCAGGCGATCAAGAACCCGCTCTCACAGACCAGCCGCGCGGCACGCTTGCTCAAGGCGCAGCACAAGCTAACCCTGACAGGCACCCCAATTGAAAATGGAACCGCAGAGCTCTGGAGCCAGTTCGCCTTTCTCAATCCAGGCCTGCTAGGAGGGCTCGAGCTCTTCAAAGAGAGCTTCTTGGGGCCGATCGAGCGGGGCAAGGACGAAGACGCGGCGGCGGCTCTCCGTGCACTTACCCGTCCATTTCTCCTCAGGCGCACCAAGGCGCAGGTGGCGAGCGACCTGCCACCCCGGACGGAGCGCATCATCACGGTGGAGCTGGAGAAGGCCCAGCGCAAGCTCTACGAGCAGACACGCGACAAGTACCGGGCACAGATCCTGGGAATCTTAGACGCCGAGGGGAGCTCCAATGCCCAGCTCCGGGTGCTGGAGGGCCTCTTGCGCCTCCGTCAGGTCTGCTGCGACCCGCGCCTGATGGACCCGACATCGAAGGTGGGCTCGGCAAAGCTGGAAGCGCTCCTCGAGACCATGGAGACACTCCGTGCCGAGGGGCACAAGGCGCTGATCTTCTCCCAGTTCACCCAGATGCTGGGGCTCTTGCGCAACGAGCTCGACGCGCGCCAGATCCCCTATCTCTACCTGGACGGCCGGACGAAAGACCGCCAGGGCCGCGTGGACACGTTCCAGAGCGACGAGAGCATTCCGTTCTTCCTCATCTCCCTCAAGGCAGGGGGAGTCGGGCTCAATCTCACGGCAGCCGACTACGTGATCCATATCGACCCGTGGTGGAACCCCGCCGTGGAGCAGCAGGCATCGGACCGCACGCACCGGATCGGGCAGACGCGCCCGGTGTTTGTCTACAAGTTCCTAGCACGGGACACGGTCGAGGAAAAGATCGTGCTGCTCCAGGAAAAGAAGAAGGCATTGGTCGATTCGCTAATCCAAACCGAGACAAGCCTCTTCAAGTCGCTCACCCGCGACGATATCGCGGCCCTCTTTTCTTGA
- a CDS encoding L28 family ribosomal protein, protein MSKVCAVSGRKAQAGRNTRHVHSGQWAHRAPKTCRVFNVNLQTVSVPAPGGGTQKIKVAARMLTSRKFKAILAGQAPLPKSF, encoded by the coding sequence ATGTCTAAAGTCTGCGCCGTCAGCGGCCGCAAGGCCCAGGCCGGGCGTAACACCCGCCACGTCCACTCTGGTCAGTGGGCGCACCGCGCCCCCAAGACCTGCCGTGTCTTCAATGTGAACCTTCAGACGGTCTCCGTCCCGGCTCCCGGCGGCGGCACCCAGAAGATCAAAGTGGCAGCTCGCATGCTCACCAGCCGCAAGTTCAAGGCGATCCTGGCGGGCCAGGCTCCCCTGCCTAAGAGCTTCTAA
- a CDS encoding ATP-grasp domain-containing protein encodes MKTVLAIASFEKGQAFLRQCKAEGCRTLLLTSQSLENGDWPRECLDDIYFMPDVDKEWNLTDMIHAVSYLARTVKIDKIVPLDDFDVEKAALLREHLRLGGMGDTTARYFRDKLAMRAKARDGGLPIPRFVGVLNYDDIRAFMAEVPPPYVLKPRTQAGAIGIKKVESEAELWPLLEALGDRQSYYLLEEFLPGTIWHVDSIVDDKRVVWALVSRYARPPLEVSHEGRVFCTQNVPYGSVEEKALKKLNATVLKTLGLVRGVSHTEYIQSAADGRFYFLETSARVGGAHIAEMIEAASGLNLWAEWAKLEVRESYTPEPPYKRYAGLLVSLAKQEEPDLSGYDAPEIWWQLKKKHHAGVVLASESHARISELLTSYTERFYQDFFQRLPPKEKATD; translated from the coding sequence ATGAAGACCGTTCTTGCGATTGCGAGCTTTGAAAAAGGCCAGGCCTTTCTGCGCCAGTGCAAGGCGGAGGGCTGCCGAACCCTCCTGCTGACCTCCCAGAGCCTGGAGAACGGAGACTGGCCGCGGGAGTGCCTCGACGATATCTACTTCATGCCGGATGTGGACAAAGAGTGGAACCTGACCGACATGATCCACGCTGTCAGCTACCTCGCCCGCACGGTCAAGATCGATAAGATCGTCCCCCTCGACGACTTCGATGTCGAGAAAGCGGCCCTGCTGCGCGAGCACCTGCGGCTCGGAGGGATGGGCGACACCACCGCACGCTACTTCCGCGATAAGCTGGCAATGCGCGCCAAGGCCCGTGATGGTGGCCTGCCCATCCCGCGCTTCGTGGGGGTTCTCAACTACGACGATATCCGGGCCTTTATGGCGGAGGTCCCGCCGCCCTATGTCCTCAAGCCGCGAACCCAGGCGGGGGCAATTGGGATCAAGAAGGTCGAGAGTGAGGCAGAGCTCTGGCCGCTTCTCGAAGCCTTGGGCGACCGGCAGTCCTACTACCTCTTGGAGGAGTTTCTTCCCGGCACGATCTGGCACGTAGACTCCATTGTCGATGACAAGAGAGTGGTCTGGGCGCTGGTGAGCCGCTACGCCCGCCCGCCACTTGAAGTGAGCCACGAGGGGCGTGTCTTTTGCACCCAGAATGTCCCCTACGGCTCGGTGGAGGAAAAAGCGCTCAAGAAGCTCAACGCCACCGTTCTCAAGACCCTAGGGCTGGTGCGCGGGGTCTCGCACACGGAGTACATCCAGAGCGCCGCCGACGGCCGGTTCTACTTCTTAGAGACGAGCGCCCGTGTCGGCGGTGCCCATATTGCGGAGATGATCGAGGCGGCCTCGGGCTTAAACCTCTGGGCGGAGTGGGCCAAGCTAGAGGTGCGGGAGAGCTACACCCCGGAGCCGCCCTACAAGCGCTACGCCGGCCTGCTGGTCTCGCTGGCCAAGCAAGAGGAGCCCGATCTATCCGGCTACGACGCTCCCGAGATCTGGTGGCAGCTCAAGAAGAAACACCACGCGGGAGTTGTCCTCGCCTCCGAGAGCCATGCCCGCATCTCCGAGCTACTCACCTCCTACACCGAGCGCTTCTACCAGGACTTCTTCCAGCGCCTTCCGCCCAAAGAGAAAGCAACCGATTAG
- the rpmG gene encoding 50S ribosomal protein L33: protein MAKKSSENRIIITLRSSESGATYTTIKNKRNDPSRIELKKYDPVLRKHVTFKETK from the coding sequence ATGGCAAAGAAAAGTTCAGAGAACCGCATCATCATTACCCTCCGTTCTTCGGAGAGCGGTGCAACCTACACGACAATCAAAAACAAGCGCAACGACCCCAGCCGGATTGAGCTGAAGAAGTATGATCCTGTCCTGCGCAAGCACGTGACCTTCAAGGAGACAAAGTAA
- a CDS encoding glutathione peroxidase has product MHPWLRTYVWLAVLLLSTPALARPDYAKKEKVDCGYCHVNIAAGYFTYRGLYYRLHRYSFANFDNVAEARLAGVKPDFVGNDAAPTNPDYPNVKVAPVLNFTMKDILGNPVKLSRYEGSVVLVVNVASKCGNTPQYKSLETLYEKYKDKGLVVLGFPCNDFGAQEPGTEKEIKEFCEATYKVAFPMFSKVAVKGDATAPLYKFLTDKATNPKFSGPIEWNFAKFIIGRHGEILGRVKAGTDPLTPAVVAEIEKALAAK; this is encoded by the coding sequence ATGCACCCCTGGCTCCGAACCTACGTCTGGCTCGCGGTTCTGCTGTTGAGTACACCGGCCTTGGCGCGCCCGGACTACGCCAAGAAGGAGAAGGTGGACTGTGGCTACTGCCATGTCAATATCGCGGCGGGCTACTTTACCTACCGTGGGCTGTACTACCGGCTGCACCGCTACTCCTTTGCGAACTTCGACAATGTCGCGGAGGCGAGGCTCGCCGGTGTCAAGCCCGATTTTGTGGGCAACGATGCGGCTCCGACCAATCCCGATTACCCGAATGTGAAGGTCGCACCCGTGCTGAACTTCACGATGAAGGACATTCTTGGCAACCCGGTGAAGCTGTCCCGCTACGAAGGCAGTGTCGTGCTGGTGGTGAATGTCGCGTCCAAGTGCGGCAACACGCCCCAGTACAAGAGCCTTGAGACGCTCTACGAGAAGTACAAGGACAAGGGTCTTGTGGTTCTTGGCTTCCCTTGCAACGACTTCGGTGCGCAGGAGCCCGGCACGGAGAAAGAGATCAAGGAGTTCTGCGAGGCGACCTACAAGGTTGCGTTCCCGATGTTCTCCAAGGTTGCGGTGAAGGGTGATGCAACCGCGCCGCTGTACAAGTTCCTGACCGACAAGGCGACCAACCCCAAGTTCAGCGGCCCGATCGAGTGGAACTTCGCCAAGTTCATCATTGGCCGCCACGGTGAGATCCTTGGCCGCGTCAAGGCCGGCACCGATCCGCTGACCCCTGCCGTGGTCGCAGAGATCGAGAAAGCACTCGCCGCTAAGTAA